The window aaacagtacCTTGACACCTTGACATACTATTTGCTATTATTAACATCTATTTTAATGTTCTCTCCCCTGAGGACTAGCTGATGGATGTCAGACAGTGAGGCCCGCCCAGCAGGTTCAGCTGAGTCATCTCTATGCCCCACTCTCAACAGTGCAGGGCATACAAAAGGCCCTCAAATCATACTCCTCGTCATTCACCActcatttattgagtgccttctgCATGCCAGGTACTGGGCTAGGAGCTGCGGGTGGAGCTGTGAACAAGGCAAGGTTCTTCCCCACTGTAAGAAGAGTCATTTCTGGGCTGGAAGTCCTCAAACTTCTTGGTCTAAGAGACTctacactcttaaaaatttttcaaaaaaaaaaaaaattcaggatccGAGAGAGTTTTTCCATGTGTAAATACCTATTGATATTTACCAGTATGAGAAACTAAGactgagaaaattttaatttttaaaatttaataagttggggatccctgggtggctcagcggtttagcgcctgcctttggcccggggcgcgattctggagacccgggatcgaatcccacgtcgggctcccggcatggagcctgcttctccctcctcctgtgtctctgcctctctctctctctctatgtctatcataaataaataaataaataaatctttaaaaaaaatttagtaagttaacaaaatgtattaattcatggggcacctgggtggttcagtggttaagcgtctgccttgggctcaggtcgtgatcctggggtcctgggatcgagtctcacatcaggggagcctgtttctccctctgcctgtgtctctgcctctctctctgtgtctctcatgaataaataaataaattaattaattaataataaataaataaataaaatctttttaaaaatattaattcattttttaaaaagtcaatagcAAACCCATTGCATGGTATAAATATTGAGCTGTGGGAGACCCAGTGGCCCGGTGACGTTGTTGTCAGACATACTCTTTTTTTCCGGCCttatgtgaaataaatatttctaatgaaaTAGTTGTATCTTCCAAACACGGGCGGGGAACCACTGATAGGGTTTTGCATTTTTGCAAACCTCTTCTCATGTCCGACTTAatggaagacagctggattctcaaCCTACTCGACCTGTGCGATATGCTGCTTCGGTTGAtgtttggagaaaaaagaatccgGCTGTACACTTCGCTTTATCGAAAAACTTGGTAATGCAGAAAAACCCTCGGGCACCACGAGGCCGCAGGACGCGAGCCCCAGGACCCACCCGCCAGGGAGGGTAACCGACCGCTCCCCGGAGTGGGCGTGGCCTAGTGCGCCAGGGGCCGGCTGGGTTGGGATTGGACAACAAATGCGTCCTTCGGCAGGttggccccgccccaggccccgcccctatTTCCTCTCCGTAGTGAAGCGGCGACTCCACGCGCAGGCGTCCTAAGGCAGGCGGGCACTTCCGGCCACTCGCTCCGGAACCTTCTGTTCCCGCTCGGGTTTCCGCGGAGACCGAGAAGGCGGCCAAGGCGGAAGTAGCCTGAGTGTGTGGGCGGAGCTAGGTGCAGCCATGTCTGCCGCCCTGCTGCGGCGGGGCCTGGAGCTGCTGGGGGCGCCGGAGGGTGAGGCGGGCCTGGCCCGGGACGCGCGGCGCGGGCGGAGGGGCagcgggggcggcgggcaggACCCCCGAGGGTGCGGGACGCTCCAAGCCAGGCGTGGCGCGGGCGGGACGGAAGACCTGCGCGCCCCGTCAGCCGGGTCCGCCcgtctctcccttcccctgcagccccccaggGCGCCCCGGGCCAGGCCAAGCCGAGCGGGGCTCGGGCCAAGCGGGGCCGGAAGGCGAAGGCGACCCAAGCCCAGAAACTGCGGAACTCGGCCAAGGGGAAGGTGCCCAAGTCCGCGCTCggtgagctggggagggggcggcccctggggagggggcgctggAGGCTGAGCTCGAGAGGCCGCCGGGCATTGCCTGGGGGGTGCCCCGGGCGCGGAGCCGGGTCCCGGGGGCACGAGGTGGACGAAGCACGTCgtcccggccgcccgcgccgccgcccgcgtGGGGAGAGGAGCCGCGAAGAGCTTCCGAGTCAGGCTGCGCAGTaaggcggggggcggcggcggggccggagGATCAAAAGCCAAATCAGACCTCTGTGCGCGCGCGACGGTTAAGGCCGAACCTGAGGGGGTGTGAGAGTGAGCCACGGGAAGAGCTCCCGAGAAGAGCGCGAGGCAGGGTTGGGAGAAGTTCGTGGCTTTGAGCACTGGCAAGACAGAAGCCTGGAAAAGATGCTGTTCCAAATCCTGCATAAAGAAGCGATCACCCTGTGAGGTCGGCGCTGTCATTACCCCCATTCCTCAGATGCAGAAACGGGCACCTGCCCAGGTGGTACAGGTAGAAACCAGGCAGCGTGTCTGCAGAGATGCGCTCTCACTGGCTGCCTTTCCGGTGCGAGGCACTGTAGCCTGCGCGGCCACGATGGTGCGGGGATGATTGCTCCGGGGGGAGGATGTGGTGAAGACGGGGAGCGCTGATGAGCGGCAGTGCTGAATTGGCTGAGGATGGAGGATAAAGAGGGAGGTGCCCAGAACAGAGCTGTTTCCCGGAGAGCATCCTTGGAGATATGATGCCACCTAATGGGAGGGACAGGTGCGGGCTGGATGCTGGGGTCTTAGGACATGTGGCAGGGCCTGGTGAGCTCCCGTGTGTCTTTGAATGGCCTGGGGCCTGGTACATAAAGGATGTTCAGGGGTTTGTTGAACTGTGAATTCCAAGCAGGAAACAGCACGAGCCAAAGTGTGGAGGCAGGAAAGTGAGACGCGATTGAGCAGCAGCGATGCTGATGTGAGACGGGAACATAGGGTGCCACGGGTCACCTTAATCCCAGCCCTTGTCCCACCACCCTGTCACACTGCATCGCAGGTGATGAGGGGACTCTCTAGCCATCGCTGTGGCTGCCACCTCGGTGTGGGCTGCATCATCTCTTACCTGGcttattttaaaagcctcttaAAACCGCCACTCCCCCACCTGGTAATCCTGTTCTCACCACAGCAGCCAGTGATCCTGTGAAGTACCCCCACACCCTCCAATGGCTTCCATCGGACTTGGTACCTAATGAGGCCCCGCATGGTCCGCCCCCCTCCgtcttctctcctcctgctctcccttCCCCAGTCTAGCCATTTTCTGTTCTCCAAACACAAGGATCACACTTCTTCGGGttctttgcactggctgttccctctgcttagaATACTCTTCCCACACTCCCCCCTTGAGTTTTTGCTAAAACGTCATTTCACTGAGGCCTGCTCAGACCCACCTATTTAGAATTGCAACCCTCCACCCCTGACATTCCTCATTTCTCTTCACTGTggcatttttcttcataaaaaataTCACTCTCTAAAATACTATTTACCTTGCTTATTGTGTTTCTTTGCTCTGGACTGTAAGCTCCACGAGGGCTGGAGTTTCTGTTTTCTGCTGTATGCCCTGCATGTAGACCAGTGTCTGACAGTAAATGCTCAGGACTTGTTTGTTGCATTAGTCACTTGAGGATCTGGGAGCCAGGGGCGGAGGGGGTGCTTTCTGTAGGATCATGTGGAGAGTAGACTTGATAGAAGAGGGCCCGGGGTGCTGGAGTTAACCCAGGGCGGGACACAGGGCCTTTGGCATGGCtggtagggggtggggaagagctATCAGGAGGGGACCCAGAGGCTTCCCAGGAGTACCTCTGAAATGATGCCCCCCTGCCTGCCATCCACAGCTGAGTTCCAGAAGCAAGAGTGTCAAGGCTACCTCGGAGTCAACCTGAAGTTTATGACCAGCGCAAGAAGTACAGTGGCTGAGTCAGTCACCCAGCAGGTTTGTTAGAGGGGTGGGCTATGGGACCAGAATCTGAGTGGGGAGAGCCAAGGTTGTTTCTGAGACCTGTGGGAGTCTCTGCCCTAAGCACAGAGCAGAGGTCAGGCTACCCCTCTGGAAAGTGGAGAGCAGAGCAGGGCTGTTGGAGGCTGGGCCTGGCCTAACTCCCCTATGACCCTGTGGGCCCGGTTTGTTCCTCTAAGTGGAAATGGTGTAGCTAGTGAGAGGGTAGCACTTAGTAAGCTGTGGTCGTGTAGCTCCAAGGGGCTGTCCCTTCATGTGCAGAGAgataccacccagggatcctaacacctccccccctcctgccccacatCCCCAGATTGTGCGCCAGAACCGGGGCCGCAAGGCCTGTGACCGGCCTGtagccaagaagaaaaagaagaaggaggctGAAGGCACCGTGTTCACCGAGGAAGATTTCCAGAAGTTCCAGCAGGAATACTTCGGCAGCTAGGCTTCCAGGAGAACACAGCGGGGAAGGTGCTCAGGCCATCTCCTCCTCTGGCCTCACAGCctctcctggcccctggcccctgctAAGCTGCTGGCCTGGCACAAGGAAGCCTTCGGGCCAAAGCCAGGGCAGGGTGGTTAGCATGGAGCTGGTGAGCTGGAAGCCTTGGGGAGGATATGCGCTCAGACCAGAGCTGACATCTGCAGGCTTGGAAGGAGCCATCTACCTTctggaaaatatttctgttttgtttgctttggccCAAGTGAGGCTGGATGCTAGCCCTCGGGGCCATACCTCTAGGAGCAGGAGGGCTGCTGGGCAGGCTTCCAGGGCCTAATAAATGTGGACCCAAGAGCAGTGTGTGCTGCTAATCTATTTTATGGGGTGTCTCCCATCTCCGGCACCGGGGGGCCTTTCCCCATCTCCCATGATCCTTTTGCTCTGAGTCGGATTTCCTCCGGTCCAGCCCCAGAGCAGCTGGTGCCCTGGAGAACACCTCACCCAGCATCTGCTGATGGGCCGAGAGGAGCCCTCCTCCCCTGGAGGTGGCAGCCCCAGCTGACAAGACAGCCCTGGATACAGACATAGTATCTGCGAGGGCTAGGGACTTCGTTCCAGAACAGTCAGCTTGGGGTTCAGGAAGCAGGGGCGTGGCTGGTTTGTGCTCTGGGAGGGGGGGTCAACTCAGGAAGTGACCTCAAGAAGCAGGGCGTCATACTCTGTGCCCAAGCGGGAAGCTGGGGCTGAGGTTGGGGCTGCACCCCTGTGAGGGCAGGCTGGACCCCTTACAGCAGGCACGTGCCAGGGATGGGCACATGTCGAGCGAGAGCATGAGTGTGTGGATATGCTGCCTGGATGGGTCTTCGGTGTGGAGGAGACCTTCCCCTTCTGCTCTGGGCAGCTCCGTCCAGCTCTGCTCCCCTGTGTGGTCATGGCGTTGCCTAGCGGAGGACTGCTGAGGGGCCCCTGTGGCCGCTCAGCTGGGAGCCACCATCTGCCAGCCCCACGCTGGGTCCTTCTGGCCAGCAGGGAGCGGGTTCCACCCCTCACGGCCTGGGGTCCGCTCCTGGTGGTTGACCAGCTCTCCATCTGAAGTGAGGACCACAGGGGACCTCTGTGTAGGGGCCTCTGTCCATCCGGGAGGGGAGGGTGCTGTGGTGCCAACCCTTAGGGACCCGCCTGCCCCACATGGGCCTGTTCCACGGAAGGGCTCCTGCCTGCTGAGCTCTAACAGCCGCCTTGGGGGGAGAGGCAAACTTGGATATCCTCGGAGTGTCCTCCCGTCCACCTCAGCCTCTCAGCAAGAAGCTGGCTCGGCTGCGCAGGAGCCCTTGTGCTCACCCCAACAGGTGTCCCCGCCAGCTGCAGAGTCACAGGCCTGGCTCCGGGCTACTGCCACTTCTCTGCTTGTGGGCTCTCCAGTAGTGCTCATGTTCCATTTGTGCCGCCTGGCACTGGTGAGGTGGGTGTCCGTGCTCCCCTTGGGTGACCAAAGTTACGGCTCACTTCTGAGATCCCGGTCCGGTGGGTGGAGGTAGGACTCTGGGACCTGCTTTTAACCATCACCCTGgacaggggttcctgggtggctctgtcagtaagggtctggctttggctcaggttgtgatctcccggtcctgggacccagccctgctcaggtgtggagtctgctgctccctctgcctatgtctctccctctttctgtgtgtgcttttcatgaataaataaacaaacaaacaaacaaataaataaataaataaatttaaagggaaaaacagtCATTCTGGACAATTCTGGTACAAGTGCTTAGGAGGTGGCTGAGGGCCCGGGAGACCCTGCTAGAGGCCCTGGAGGAGGGAGGATGTGCCACTATTAGGGGACGGGTGTGTGCAAAAGTCAAGGATGGGGGTGCTGACCATGAGCTCCAAGACCTGGTGGCTGACCGATCAGCTAGAAGACGAGGGACAGGGCCCAGATAAGAGGACATGGAGTTGCCACGTTCGCTCGGGCTCTAAAGAGACCAGGAAGGAGGAGGCCTTCCTCCGTTGAGACATTGGGTGGATACAAAGCATTTGCGTCTTGTGCTTTGGGGCCGCTGGCAGATTTGGACCATACAGAGCAAAGCTGGAGGGACTCCTGGTGACCGATGGGAGGgtccccccgcagccccggggtTTGCACAGTGGGGCAGGCTGTGTGAGCCAGCCACTCTTCCTGGTTGGTTACGACTTAGCCTGGCGGGAGAGGGGGCAGGACCGCCACATGGGACCTTGCTGGGGCGCAGCCGCAGGCCTGCCCAGTTGGTGTGGACAGAGGGTTAGGCCCCTGCAGGAGCCGGTGTGTCCCCACTGGGTGACTTCCTGCAGCAGAGCCGGGCGGCGGCCCTCAGGGGCGGGTGGGTGGACGGGGACTGGGCATTCAGCACGTTCGCGTTGCGGGGTTTGCTGGGCCAGCTTCCTCCGGGTCCCTCATTTCTCTCCATCCACAATTTCCCAATCCTTTGAAGCCTGGACGTGCCCTCCAGGCAGCCTGCTCTGGCctcccacccaggagcccctgctccttcccctgagGTCACCCAGCCTCACAGTCCGAGTCCTGGCACCGTCACCTCCGACTTGGCGTGAGCATCCGCCGGCCTCTGAGCTGCCTTCCCTCGCCACGCGGCGCCCGGCACAGGTGTGCGGGCTCTCAGGCGCCGCTCGGGGGCTTGCGTCTCCGCCTGGACGTCCTCCTGGTCTCTGGCCGCCTCACCGGCCCGCCTGCGTGTGGAAGGGGCACGCCGAGACCCGACACACCCTCTGCCGGCATCTGAGTTGAAGTGAAAGCCCTGCTCCTCGCCTGATTTTCTCCAGCTCCAGAAATGGAAGCTCCCTCCTTCCAGGTGCTCAGCCGCCGTCGTGTCCCCTCCCGCCCCGCACCGGGGCCTGACTCGCTTGACCTTTGCCGTCCATCCAGGCTGTCCTCGTCCCCCGTGCTGACCCCGGCCAGGTCCTctttccctgcccacctgccaccCACAGACTGTCAGAGGAACCCTGTTCAAATAGCGGCCACTCCTGCTCTGGGGACTCCCCGAGTCACAGGGAGACTCAAGTCCCATCACGGCTACAAGGCCCTGGGCCACCtgtaccccccc is drawn from Canis lupus baileyi chromosome 11, mCanLup2.hap1, whole genome shotgun sequence and contains these coding sequences:
- the RPS19BP1 gene encoding active regulator of SIRT1 — protein: MSAALLRRGLELLGAPEAPQGAPGQAKPSGARAKRGRKAKATQAQKLRNSAKGKVPKSALAEFQKQECQGYLGVNLKFMTSARSTVAESVTQQIVRQNRGRKACDRPVAKKKKKKEAEGTVFTEEDFQKFQQEYFGS